CGCACATCGCCTGGGATCTGTTCACGCATGAGGGGCGCTGGGGCATGGTGGCGATCCCGCTGCTGCAGCAGTCCTGGGGGCCGCTTCCCGGCTACAAGTGGCTGCAGCATGGCTCCAGCCTGATTGGCCTGCTGATCATCGCGGCCTGCGCGCTGGTCTGGCTGCGGGGCCGGGACGTCGCACATCGCCCGCGGACGCTACCGGCCTGGCTCCGCTGGAGCTGGTACCTGACGCTGCCGGCGTTCCTGATCGCGGGGTGGGCGATCGGGCTCGCGCTGTACGGACCGCTGACCGAGGCGTTCACCCTGCAGCACCTCGCCTACCGCACCCTGCCGGCGGCATCCGGACTCTGGGGTGCGATGACGGTACTGCTGTGCGTAGCGATCGTGCTCACCACTCCGGCAGTTGGGCACCCCACGGACGCGGCGCCGCGAACCGCTTCGGAGCACCGGGCCGGCTGACCGCGGGGAGGACTGTCGTCACCTGAGGTCCCGAGCTCGCCGATCATGGGGGAGACCCTACGCCGTGGCGCGCAGGGTGCGGATGGGCGCGACACGCCCGGGGGTGCGTGGGGATTTGCCGGATGCCGAGGATCGCCGTAGATTATTACCTGTTCGCCCCAAGCGGTTGAGCGGAAGGCCGGAAGGCCTGGCTCCCCTCCAAGAGGCGGACAACTTCTCTTCTTCCATCGACTTCGTTGGTGTAAGGTAGAGGTTCCGGTTCCGGCCTGACTGCTCTGCAGTCCCGGGTGCCGGGTATGATTGTGAAGTTGCCCTGCGCTTCTTGCCTTGGTTGGTGGGTGTGTGGGTGCGTCCGATCCTTGAGAACTCAACAGCGTGCACTTGTCAAATGCCAAATTATCCTCGTCCGGCCTTTTGGTCGGTTGAGTATTCCTTTGGATCAAAGACCATTCTCTGTTTTTTGGAGGGTGGCATTGGATGAAGTCAGTTGATTTTGTCTCTTTGGTCAGTTTCAAACTCGCTGCGTGCCGGTTTTTTGCTGGTGTGTGGTTTTTTTCTTTTACGGAGAGTTTGATCCTGGCTCAGGATGAACGCTGGCGGCGTGCTTAACACATGCAAGTCGAACGATGAAGCTGGTGCTTGCACTGGTGGATTAGTGGCGAACGGGTGAGTAACACGTGAGCAACCTGCCCCTGACTCTGGGATAAGCGCTGGAAACGGTGTCTAATACTGGATATGTCCTATCACCGCATGGTGTGTGGGTGGAAAGATTTTTCGGTTGGGGATGGGCTCGCGGCCTATCAGCTTGTTGGTGGGGTAATGGCTCACCAAGGCGTCGACGGGTAGCCGGCCTGAGAGGGTGACCGGCCACACTGGGACTGAGACACGGCCCAGACTCCTACGGGAGGCAGCAGTGGGGAATATTGCACAATGGGCGGAAGCCTGATGCAGCAACGCCGCGTGAGGGATGACGGCCTTCGGGTTGTAAACCTCTTTTAGCAGGGAAGAAGCGTAAGTGACGGTACCTGCAGAAAAAGCACCGGCTAACTACGTGCCAGCAGCCGCGGTAATACGTAGGGTGCAAGCGTTATCCGGAATTATTGGGCGTAAAGAGCTCGTAGGCGGTTTGTCGCGTCTGCTGTGAAATTCCGAGGCTCAACCTCGGGCTTGCAGTGGGTACGGGCAGACTAGAGTGCGGTAGGGGAGATTGGAATTCCTGGTGTAGCGGTGGAATGCGCAGATATCAGGAGGAACACCGATGGCGAAGGCAGATCTCTGGGCCGTAACTGACGCTGAGGAGCGAAAGGGTGGGGAGCAAACAGGCTTAGATACCCTGGTAGTCCACCCCGTAAACGTTGGGAACTAGTTGTGGGGTCCTTTCCACGGATTCCGTGACGCAGCTAACGCATTAAGTTCCCCGCCTGGGGAGTACGGCCGCAAGGCTAAAACTCAAAGGAATTGACGGGGACCCGCACAAGCGGCGGAGCATGCGGATTAATTCGATGCAACGCGAAGAACCTTACCAAGGCTTGACATACATCAGAACACCCTGGAAACAGGGGACTCTTTGGACACTGGTGAACAGGTGGTGCATGGTTGTCGTCAGCTCGTGTCGTGAGATGTTGGGTTAAGTCCCGCAACGAGCGCAACCCTCGTTCTATGTTGCCAGCACGTTATGGTGGGAACTCATGGGATACTGCCGGGGTCAACTCGGAGGAAGGTGGGGATGACGTCAAATCATCATGCCCCTTATGTCTTGGGCTTCACGCATGCTACAATGGCCGGTACAATGGGCTGCGATACCGTAAGGTGGAGCGAATCCCAAAAAGCCGGTCCCAGTTCGGATTGAGGTCTGCAACTCGACCTCATGAAGTCGGAGTCGCTAGTAATCGCAGATCAGCAACGCTGCGGTGAATACGTTCCCGGGTCTTGTACACACCGCCCGTCAAGTCATGAAAGTCGGTAACACCTGAAGCCGGTGGCCTAACCCTTGTGGAGGGAGCCGTCGAAGGTGGGATTGGTAATTAGGACTAAGTCGTAACAAGGTAGCCGTACCGGAAGGTGCGGCTGGATCACCTCCTTTCTAAGGAGCATCTGACACTTTCGGGTGTTTAGAACCCAGTTCGAAGGCGTTCGTTCTTCGCTGGGGCTCATGGGTGGAACATTTGACATGGCATCACGGATGCGTGGTGTTCTTAGTACGCTGCTTCGGCGGTGGGAACGGGACGTCGCGGGGATGTGGTGTCTGCACGCTGTTGGGTCCTGAGGGACCGGGCCGGCTTCTTCTCCTGTGGGGGAGGGGGTTGTTCTGGGACTTCTGGGCCTCTTCTGGTTTCTGATCCGTGTGGGTTGGTTGCTGGTGGGGGTTCCGCCCGTACTTTGAGAACTACACAGTGGACGCGAGCATCTTAAAGAATAACGATCACCGGCGCCCTTTTCCTGGGGTGTTGGTGTGCTCATGTGATTTCAAGTCTTTAAGAGCAAACGGTGGATGCCTTGGCATCTGGAGCCGAAGAAGGACGTAGCAATCTGCGATAATCCTCGGGGAATTGATAAGCGAGTTTTGATCCGAGGGTCTCCGAATGGGGAAACCCCGCCAGGCGTTTGTGCGACCTGGTGACTCCCGTCTGAATGTATAGGGCGGGTAGAGGGAACGTGGGGAAGTGAAACATCTCAGTACCCACAGGAAGAGAAAACAATATGTGATTCCGTGAGTAGTGGCGAGCGAAAGCGGATGAGGCTAAACCGTTTCTGTGTGATACCCGGCAGGGGTTGCAGGAGCGGGGTTGTGGGACTTTTCGTATTGTTCTGCCGAGCAGTGGGCGTGATGTGACTGTATAGACGAACGGTCTTGAAAGGCCGACCATAGTGGGTGCCAGTCCCGTAGTTGAAATGTGGTTCACAGCGTGAAGAGTATCCCAAGTAGCACGGGGCCCGTGAAATCCCGTGTGAATCTGTCAGGACCACCTGATAAGCCTAAATACTCCCAGATGACCGATAGCGGACAAGTACCGTGAGGGAAAGGTGAAAAGTACCCCGGGAGGGGAGTGAAATAGTACCTGAAACCGTTTGCTTACAAACCGTTGGAGCCTCCATGGTAGGGGTGACAGCGTGCCTTTTGAAGAATGAGCCTGCGAGTTAGTGATATGTGGCGAGGTTAACCCGTGTGGGGTAGCCGTAGCGAAAGCGAGTCTGAATAGGGCGTTTTTAGTCGCATGTTCTAGACCCGAAGCGAAGTGATCTATCCATGGCCAGGCTGAAGCGCGTGTAAGAGCGCGTGGAGGGCCGAACCCACTTAGGTTGAAAACTGAGGGGATGAGCTGTGGATAGGGGTGAAAGGCCAATCAAACTTCGTGATAGCTGGTTCTCTCCGAAATGCATTTAGGTGCAGCGTTGCGTGTTTCTTGCCGGAGGTAGAGCTACTGGATGGCCGATGGGCCTCACCAGGTTACTGACGTCAGCCAAACTCCGAATGCCGGTAAGTGAGAGCGCAGCAGTGAGACTGTGGGGGATAAGCTTCATAGTCGAGAGGGAAACAACCCAGACCACCATCTAAGGTCCCAAAGCGCGTGCTAAGTGGAAAAGGATGTGGAGTTGCTTAGACAACCAGGAGGTTGGCTTAGAAGCAGCCACCCTTGAAAGAGTGCGTAATAGCTCACTGGTCAAGTGATTCCGCGCCGACAATGTAACGGGGCTCAAGCACGCCACCGAAGTTGTGGCATTGACATTTTTGGTAGGCCTTCGTGGTCCAGCCGTGTTGATGGGTAGGAGAGCGTCGTGTGGCGAGTGAAGCGGCGGGGTGACCCAGCCGTGGACGCTACACGAGTGAGAATGCAGGCATGAGTAGCGAAAGACGTGTGAGAAACACGTCCTCCGGAAGACCAAGGGTTCCAGGGTCAAGCTAATCTTCCCTGGGTAAGTCGGGACCTAAGGCGAGGCCGACAGGCGTAGTCGATGGACAACGGGTTGATATTCCCGTACCGGCGAAGAACCGCCCAAGCTAATCCAGTGATGCTAAGTGTCCGAAGCTCCTCATCGTCGCCTTCGGGTGACACCGGGGGTGGAGCACACGACCCTATGCTGGTGCGGCTAGCGTATTAACAGGTGTGACGCAGGAAGGTAGCCCATGCCAGGCGATGGTTGTCCTGGTGCAAGCGTGTAGGCCGACTCTTAGGCAAATCCGGGAGTCATGAGGCTGAGACGCGATGCGGATGAAAAGTGGGTGATCCTCTGCTGCCAAGAAAAGCATCGACGCGAGGTTCAAGCCGCCCGTACCCCAAACCGACTCAGGTGGTCAGGTAGAGAATACCAAGGAGATCGAGAGAATCGTGGTTAAGGAACTCGGCAAAATGCCCCCGTAACTTCGGGAGAAGGGGGCCACCCGCTTATACGGATTTACTCCGGAAAGGGTGTGGTGGCCGCAGAGACTAGTGGGTAGCGACTGTTTACTAAAAACACAGGTCCGTGCGAAGACGCAAGTCGATGTATACGGACTGACGCCTGCCCGGTGCTGGAAGGTTAAGAGGACCGGTTAGCCCCTTGTGGGCGAAGCTGAGAATTTAAGCCCCAGTAAACGGCGGTGGTAACTATAACCATCCTAAGGTAGCGAAATTCCTTGTCGGGTAAGTTCCGACCTGCACGAATGGCGTAACGACTTCCCAGCTGTCTCAACCGCGAACTCGGCGAAATTGCATTACGAGTAAAGATGCTCGTTACGCGCAGCAGGACGGAAAGACCCCGTGACCTTTACTACAGCTTGGTATTGGTGTTCGGTGTGGCTTGTGTAGGATAGGTGGGAGACTATGAAACCGTGACGCCAGTCATGGTGGAGTCATTGTTGAAATACCACTCTGGTCACTCTGGATATCTAACTTCGAACCGTGATCCGGTTCAGGGACAGTGCCTGGTGGGTAGTTTAACTGGGGCGGTTGCCTCCTAAAGAGTAACGGAGGCGCCCAAAGGTTCCCTCAACCTGGTTGGCAATCAGGTGGCGAGTGTAAGTGCACAAGGGAGCTTGACTGTGAGACTGACAAGTCGAGCAGGGACGAAAGTCGGGACTAGTGATCCGGCAGTGGCTTGTGGAAGCGCTGTCGCTCAACGGATAAAAGGTACCTCGGGGATAACAGGCTGATCTTGCCCAAGAGTCCATATCGACGGCATGGTTTGGCACCTCGATGTCGGCTCGTCGCATCCTGGGGCTGGAGTAGGTCCCAAGGGTTGGGCTGTTCGCCCATTAAAGCGGTACGCGAGCTGGGTTTAGAACGTCGTGAGACAGTTCGGTCCCTATCCGCTGCGCGCGTAGGAAGTTTGAGAGGATCTGACCCTAGTACGAGAGGACCGGGTTGGACGAACCTCTGGTGTGCCAGTTGTTCCGCCAGGAGCACCGCTGGTTAGCTACGTTCGGGATGGATAACCGCTGAAAGCATCTAAGCGGGAAGCCGGCCTCAAGATGAGACTTCCATCACCCTCCGGGGTGGAGAGGCTCCCAGCCAGACGACTGGGTTGATAGGCCAGATGTGGAAGCACCGCAAGGTGTGCAGCTGACTGGTACTAATAAGCCGATGACTTGATAACACTGTTCTTCTGCGAGATGAACGCGTCCACTTTGTGGTTCTCGACGTACGGTCGGGAACCGACAACACACCACACACGTGTGTGTGTTGCTGAAACGTCAATAGTGTTTCGGCGGCCATAGCGTGAGGGAAACGCCCGGACACATTCCGAACCCGGAAGCTAAGCCTCACAGCGCCGATGGTACTGCAGGGGGACCCTGTGGGAGAGTAGGACACCGCCGGACTTCTCTTAAGTAAGATGGCCACCCAAGGTTGGGTGGCCATCTTGCGTTAACGCGCGAGGTCATGCGCATACAAGCAAACAGGGAGTCAGAATGTCGGAAGAGCAGCGAGACCGCCGAGACGGTGAGGGCGCGCGCGATCGACGTTCCGACTCCGACCGCAAGCCACGGAACGCCAGTTCGTCGCCGCGCACACCGCGTGGCGATGGCGCCCGGGGCGGACGCGACACTCCGCGCAAGCACGGCGACCGTCCCTATCGCAACGACCGTCCGCAGGGCGAACGTCGCTCCTACGGGGATCGCGACCGCGCTCAGGGTGACCGCAGCCAGAGTGATCGTCCCTACCGGAATGATCGTGCTCAGGGCGACCGCCCGTACCGGAATGATCGCGCCCAGGGTGAGCGTCGGTACCGGAATGACCGTCCTCAGGGCGACCGCCCGTATCGGAATGATCGCGCCCAGGGTGAGCGCCCGTATCGGAACGATCGTCCTCAGGGCGAGCGCCGTCCCTACGGCAACCGTGACCGTCCCCAGGGCGACCGTCCGTACCGGAATGACCGTCCTCAAGGTGAGCGTCCGTACCGGAACGACCGTCCCCAGGGCGACCGTCCGTATCGGAATGATGGCCCTCAGGGTGAGCGTCGTCCCTACGGCAACCGCGACCGCACCCAGGGCGACCGTCCGTACCGGAATGACCGTCCTCAGGGCGAGCGCCGTCCCTACGGCAACCGCGACCGCACCCAGGGCGACCGTCCCTACCGCGACGACCGTCCTCAGGGCGAGCGCCGTCCCTACGGCAACCGCGACCGCACCCAGGGCGACCGTCCCTACCGCGACGACCGCGCTCAGAGTGAACGTCGTCCGTACAACGATCGCGACCGCTCCCGGGGGGACCGCGATCGCAGCCGCGGCGATGGCGGATCCTTCAGAGATCGCCCCCGTGGCGGTTCCGAGCGTCCGTACAACGAGTACGCCCCGGTGCGCGAGCGCATTCCGGAGCCGCCGCTGCCGGACGAGATCACCGCGCGGGATCTGCATCCGTCGGCGCGCAACGAGCTCAAGACGCTGAGCAAGGAGAACGCCGAGCAGACCGCCAGGCATCTGGCCATGGTGGCGCAGCTGGTCGACGATGAGCCCGAGCGTGCTCATGAGCACGCACTGGCCGCGTCCCGTCGTGCAGGGCGCATCGCCGTAGTGCGGTCGACCCTTGCAATCACCGCGTACGGCATCGGCGACTTCGCGCTCGCGCTGCGTGAGCTGCGCACCTACCGTCGCATCTCCGGCAAGGACGACATGATCGCGCTCATCGTCGACAGCGAGCGGGGAGTCGGCCGCCCCGACCGTGCGCTCGAGGAGGGGCGCAGCGTGGACCAGAGTGTGCTGGATCCTGACGTTCGCGTGGCATTGGCCATCGCGATGTCCGGCGCACGCCTGGATCGTGGTGAGACCGAGCTCGCACTCGGTGAACTGGAGATCCCGGAGCTCGATCCCGACCGTGCTTTCGAGTGGAGCCCCGCGCTGTTCTCTGCGCGTGCGGCGGTGCTCGAAGACCTGGGGCGCACTGAGGAGGCGGCGTTCTGGACAGAGCGTGCCGAGGTCGCCGCCTCGGCGCTGGGCCTGGACGGCCAGTTCGACGAGATGATCGTCGAGGACGGTCTCATCGAGGACGAGGACGGGGACGAGGACGAGGACGAGGACGGGGATCTCGACGACGGTCACGATGAGCACGACGAGGTCCGAGGTGTCGAGCCCGATCCCGAGCCGCAGCCCGCATCCGAGTCCGACGACGAGACGGAGGCCTGATGGCGCTGTTCCGCCGAGCGAAGCCCGCATCCACCCCTCTCACCGATCGTGACGCCCTGCTCGCCGACCTCGACGGCGTCGTCTATGCCGGGCCCGGCGCACTGCCGCACGCCATCGACAGCCTGAACCGCGCGGCGGCGAGCATGCGCCTGGGCTACATCACCAACAACGCCTCCCGCACCGACGCCTCGGTGGCAGAGCATCTCACCGACCTCGGCCTGACCGTCGCCGCCGATGACGTCGTCACCAGTCCCCAGGCCGCCATGCGGCTGCTGGCGACCCTGGTTCCGGCGCCGGCGAGGATCCTCATCGTCGGAGGAGAGGGGCTGGTGGACGAGGCGCACAAGGCCGGCTACACGGTCACCCGCAGCGCGGAGGATTCCCCCGCAGCAGTGGTGCAGGGCTTCGCCCCCGAGGTCGCCTGGACGGATCTCGCCGAGGCGGCGTTCGCCCTGCAGCTGCCCGAGGACGAGGGCGGCATCCCGTGGATCTCCACGAACACCGACTGGACGATCCCGCGCGAGCGGGGTGTCGCACCGGGCAACGGCACGCTCGTCTCTGCCGTGCACACGGCGATCGGCCGGCTGTCGACGGTCGCTGGCAAGCCCGAGAAGCCCATCTTCGAGGTGGCGGTGGAGCGGTTCGGCGCGCAGCATCCGCTGTTCATCGGCGATCGGCTCGACACCGACATTGCCGGAGCCTCGCGCGCCGGCATCGACTCGGCGCTCGTGCTGACCGGCATCGACCGGCCCAAGCACGTGCTCGCCGCTCCCCAGGGATCCCGGCCCGACTACATCCTCAGCGACCTGCGCGAGCTGCACGAGCCCTACCCGCCGACGCTTCAGCGCGACGGCGTGTTCACGGTGAACGGCGCATCGGTGCGGGTCGTCGACGCGGATGTGCAGATCCTCGCGGCCGGCGGATCGCAGATCGACCTGCTGCGCGCCGGAGCAGCGGCGATCTGGGCGACAGGGCTGATGATCTATGCGTTCCGGGTGCCGGAGCAGCTGTACGCGGATCCTTTCCACAGGCCCTGAGCGTCTCCCGCGCGTGGTAGCGATGAGCGTTACAGTGGTCGGATGGAGCACACGCCAGACGAGCCGTCCGACGCCCTCTGGAGCCGACTCCGTCTCATCGAGGGGCAGCCGCTCTCCTCGCGCGCGGAGGCCTACGGCGCGCTGCACGACGAGCTCATGAAGCGGCTCGAGAGCGCGCCCCGCGGCGACGCCCCGGGGCAGCGATGACCAGACTCGACGCGGCCCTCGCTGCGCGAGGACTGGCACGATCGCGCACGCATGCCGCGACGCTCATCGCCGACGGCATGGTGCGCGTCGAGGGGCGACCGGTCGTGAAACCCGCGACCCCCGTCTGCGATGACGACGACATCCGTGTGGATGGAGGCGACCAGTACGTCAGCCGGGGTGCGCATAAGCTCATCGCCGCGCTGGACGGCTTCTCCGTGGATCCGACAGGCCGGCTCGCGCTCGACATGGGCGCCTCCACCGGCGGCTTCACGCAGGTGCTGCGCGAACGCGGTGCACGACGCGTGCTGGCCGTCGACGTCGGCCACGGGCAGCTCGCCGACACGATCGCCGCCGATCCCGGCGTGATCAGCGTGGAGGGCTTCAACGTCCGGCACATGACCGCACAGACGCTCGCGGATGCCACCGGCGAACCTGATCGGCCCGGCCTGGTCGTGGGTGATCTCTCGTTCATCTCGCTCGCACACGTGCTGCCCGCCGTCGCGGACGTCGTGGCGACGGACGGCGAGGTCGTCGTGCTGATCAAGCCGCAGTTCGAGGTCGGTCGCACCGCGATCAGGGGCGGTCTGGTCACGAACCCGACCCTGCGCGTGGACGCCGTCGAACGCACGCTGTGGGCGGCGCACGATTGCGGACTGGGCGTGCTCGGCATCCTGCCGTCGCCGATCCTCGGCACGCACGGAAACGCCGAATACCTGGCGCACCTCGCGCCCGGCCGGGGACGGATCCGTCAGAATGGACTGAGCAGATCGCACACGTGGCAGGAGGACGATGAACGAGCGCCGCATCCTGGTCGTCGCCCACGCGAAGCGGGAGGAGACCGTCACCGCCGCCCTGCGCATCATCGACGCTCTGCACGATGCCGGTGCGATCCCGGTGCTCCCCGCACCCGACCGCGACGAGCTCGCCGACGTCGATGCCCGCTTCGCCGAGCTCGCGCTGCTCGGTGCGGACGTCGCCGCAGACGACCTGGAGCTGGCCATCGTGCTCGGCGGCGACGGCACGATCCTGCGCGCAGCGGAGCTCGTCCGCGAGTCCGGAGCGCCCGTGCTCGGCATCAACATGGGGCACGTCGGCTTCCTCGCCGAGATCGACCGCGACGACATGGATGCCGCCGTGCGACGCGTCATCGACCGCGACTACGAGGTCGAGGAGCGGCTCGCCCTCTCCATCCGGGTGAAGGACGTCGACGGCGGTGTCGTATACGAGACCTGGGCGCTCAACGAGGCGACGGTCGAGAAGGCCAGCCGTGAGCGGATGATCGAGGTCGTGATCGAGATCGACGGCCGGCCGCTGTCCAGCTTCGGATGCGACGGGATGGTCGTCTCCACCCCGACGGGATCCACCGCGTACAACTTCTCGGCCGGTGGCCCGGTGATCTGGCCCACGGTCGAGGCGATCGCCGTCGTGCCGCTGTCGGCGCACGCACTGTTCGCCAAACCACTCGTGGTCGGGCCGGAGGCATCCGTCGCCATCGAGCTGCTCGAGCGCACCGGCGGCACCGCGATCCTGTGGTGCGACGGCCGGCGCTCGCACGAGCTGCCCCCGGGGGCGCGCGTGGTCGTGCGGCGCTCCACCCACCCGGTGCGGCTGGCGCGACTGCATCCGACCGCCTTCACCGAGCGGCTGGTGCGCAAGTTCCAACTGCCGGTCGCCGGATGGCGGGGCGCCTCGTGATCGACGAGATGCGCATCAAGGGGCTCGGGGTGATCGACGACGCGACCCTGCCGCTCGGCCCCGGCTTCACCGCCGTGACCGGCGAGACCGGTGCGGGCAAGACCATGGTCGTCACCGGGCTCGGCCTGTTGCTGGGCGCGCGGGCGGACTCCACCGCCGTGCGGGCGGGCGCGGCGCAGGCTTCGGTCGCCGGCGTGTGGCTGGTGCCGCAGCAGGGCCCCGTCGCCGACATCGTCACGGATGCCGGCGGCGAGCTCGAG
Above is a window of Microbacterium suwonense DNA encoding:
- a CDS encoding DUF4184 family protein, producing MPFTPSHAVVALPFVRTPLVPAAIAIGAMTPDLPLFLRGVGLSYGFTHSPVNIVWTALIALLLLAMWGIVLRPGLVRLAPDALAARLPQGWGRTSLGALRQAGASRWTLGSALWLVVSLVLGVLSHIAWDLFTHEGRWGMVAIPLLQQSWGPLPGYKWLQHGSSLIGLLIIAACALVWLRGRDVAHRPRTLPAWLRWSWYLTLPAFLIAGWAIGLALYGPLTEAFTLQHLAYRTLPAASGLWGAMTVLLCVAIVLTTPAVGHPTDAAPRTASEHRAG
- a CDS encoding primosomal protein: MSEEQRDRRDGEGARDRRSDSDRKPRNASSSPRTPRGDGARGGRDTPRKHGDRPYRNDRPQGERRSYGDRDRAQGDRSQSDRPYRNDRAQGDRPYRNDRAQGERRYRNDRPQGDRPYRNDRAQGERPYRNDRPQGERRPYGNRDRPQGDRPYRNDRPQGERPYRNDRPQGDRPYRNDGPQGERRPYGNRDRTQGDRPYRNDRPQGERRPYGNRDRTQGDRPYRDDRPQGERRPYGNRDRTQGDRPYRDDRAQSERRPYNDRDRSRGDRDRSRGDGGSFRDRPRGGSERPYNEYAPVRERIPEPPLPDEITARDLHPSARNELKTLSKENAEQTARHLAMVAQLVDDEPERAHEHALAASRRAGRIAVVRSTLAITAYGIGDFALALRELRTYRRISGKDDMIALIVDSERGVGRPDRALEEGRSVDQSVLDPDVRVALAIAMSGARLDRGETELALGELEIPELDPDRAFEWSPALFSARAAVLEDLGRTEEAAFWTERAEVAASALGLDGQFDEMIVEDGLIEDEDGDEDEDEDGDLDDGHDEHDEVRGVEPDPEPQPASESDDETEA
- a CDS encoding HAD-IIA family hydrolase, whose protein sequence is MALFRRAKPASTPLTDRDALLADLDGVVYAGPGALPHAIDSLNRAAASMRLGYITNNASRTDASVAEHLTDLGLTVAADDVVTSPQAAMRLLATLVPAPARILIVGGEGLVDEAHKAGYTVTRSAEDSPAAVVQGFAPEVAWTDLAEAAFALQLPEDEGGIPWISTNTDWTIPRERGVAPGNGTLVSAVHTAIGRLSTVAGKPEKPIFEVAVERFGAQHPLFIGDRLDTDIAGASRAGIDSALVLTGIDRPKHVLAAPQGSRPDYILSDLRELHEPYPPTLQRDGVFTVNGASVRVVDADVQILAAGGSQIDLLRAGAAAIWATGLMIYAFRVPEQLYADPFHRP
- a CDS encoding NAD kinase; protein product: MNERRILVVAHAKREETVTAALRIIDALHDAGAIPVLPAPDRDELADVDARFAELALLGADVAADDLELAIVLGGDGTILRAAELVRESGAPVLGINMGHVGFLAEIDRDDMDAAVRRVIDRDYEVEERLALSIRVKDVDGGVVYETWALNEATVEKASRERMIEVVIEIDGRPLSSFGCDGMVVSTPTGSTAYNFSAGGPVIWPTVEAIAVVPLSAHALFAKPLVVGPEASVAIELLERTGGTAILWCDGRRSHELPPGARVVVRRSTHPVRLARLHPTAFTERLVRKFQLPVAGWRGAS